The genomic window TCTCTTGAATGTGTTGCTTCTCTGCTGACTTACTCGTTCTTCCCACATCCACCTTTCCATGCTGTTAGAGTAGTCAGATCCAGAGAATCCTGGGTATGGGCTTAGGGAGGAAAGGGTTGCAAGGAGCTCCTTTGCTTTTAGGACCTAGGCCTGCCTCTAGCCACGTGAAACAGATCTTCCCCAAAGGCCAGCTCAGCTTACTCTCGTCTGTATAGGGATTTAGGCCAAAGTCTTTTAACATGTATTTTCCTGACCTGTTTTTTGTGcgtctgtttttgtttccttcaagAAACTAAGGTGGAAAGGAGGCCAAggggaaagaacagaaagaatagAGGCATTTAAAATCCTGAGTCCCTGCCATCTCTTCCTTTTTGTAATCTCTGCTCCTTTCAAATATGATTTACATTATTCATGGAAATCAATCCAGAGGAAGTTGTGGTCAGAAGCTGAAACGTTGTCTACCTGCGTGCCAGTGGACTGTTCCACTGATTTCCATCATTCTGACAGGCAGGAAAGCACGGATTGTGTGCTTACCTTGCTGGGCCTTGAGCTGAATCATCCACCTGTCTCACTGATCCTCACTGTAATCTATGAGGTAGATAACTgttatcattttctcttttatagttGGAAGAAACGAGGCTCAGAGcaaacttgtccaaggtcaggaaGCCTTAGATCTGGGAGACAAATTCCAGCAGTCTGACTCCACAGTCAGTGTTCTTACCTGTTACCTgcatctctctccttcccccacgtGTACGGAGGAAGAGCCAGCAGTGTGCTTACCTCCGTCGACCTAGGAGGAGTTCGCTTCGGCTCCCAAGATGCTGCTTAGACTGCGTGGTTGATGTTTGGGATTCCACCATTAGACAGAATTCCTTGTGACATAAAGCTGTGTCCAGTACATGAAGTCACACCCTAGGTTGCATCAGTCACTTCCTCAgcataaaagaataaattcaaGGTTTTCCCAATGGGCTTCTGCCAAAGAAGAGTTGTCATTTGGATCTGGTCATTATTTGTCTTAACAGAAATTATCTAAATTTGAATTTGTCTATCATTCCTAAAACACTTATTGACTAGTATAAGTAGATGCCTTTTATAGTATTTACATATCATTTTGGAAAGGGCATCAACCCatcattattcttgtctggaatatttcagaaaaaaagctACAGAACCTGGGCATATTAGGCCAACTCAAAGCCAGAGGGAATGGATGTATTTCTGTTCTCAATGAAGTAGCTCTTTGTTGGCACTAAATATGTGTTTCAGTTTGAGATGATGAGCAGGTCAGCCAAGGGACAAGAGTACTGTATTTCTTTTCAATAATGTAATTGGGAGCCTTTGGAAATCACTGAGTCTGTCCACAAAGGAGGAATGACATCAAGAAGCCCCATATTCACCACaattataattcatttttaaaagacctttttaaaaagtatctggaATATATTCAAGGGAATATATTAAGAAATAACATCCTTATATGCCAAGCACATGTATCTTTAGCATGTAAAATGACTTCATTTTTCACATAAAATTGGCTTTTTTAAATGACGAATTTGAACCTTGTCAAGCTAGGAATGAGACTAATCTTTGCTTTACTCCTCCCTCCTGCTTTTTCAGATATTTATGAATGTTAACTAAAGCTGATTCATTCTTAGATGTTCCATTCAAGATAACTGTGCAACAAAACAGCTTAAAACTATGTCAAAGGTGACAGCAAAAtaggatcattaaaaaaaagcgTAATTGATAAGGTTCTTCTCGAGTTAAATAGTAAAGTAACAGATACAGTTTTCTTGTCTATATCTAgataggttggagaaggaaatggcaacccactccagtattcttgcctgggaatcctatcaacaggggagcctggtgggctgctgtccttggggtcacacagagttggacacgactgaagcaacttaccatgcatgcatgcattggagaaaatggcaacccactccagtattcttgcctggagaatcccagggacagaggagcctggtgggctgctgtctatggggtcacacagagtcggacaagactgaagtgacttagtagcagcagcagcagcagataggttagtttcttttataattattattactatactaatgctatatttatttttgttgttgaaaaaaatacccttagaaaactaagatattAAAGTCTTGAAAAATGGTTTATGGACATGTCTAATTACTATCAATACATTtcataagatatttaaaatgtagaaatttAGTAGACTGTATTATGAACATATATTTAGCTGTTGGACTATAACAATTCAAATAGAATCATTTACAACTTATGGAGTGAATAAATGTGCCTCTATAAAGATTCACATTATTCAgttaagttacttttttttttaattattaaattgttTATTCTCCTGCAAGGCTGTTGCTTCACTGTATAAAAATAGCACCAGCAAACACAGTGTATTGCAAAATTACGATAGTAATATTCTTCACTGGACACTATACAACTAACAAACTTTTCTCCACTGGCAGTTATTTCTAGTGGAAAGATAATTTTGACCCAAATCCAAGGATAGCTGTAAGCAAGTTACAAGTCATATAAGGTTTAAGATAACCATGTTATCCTTGAATTACATAATTTTTGTAATTAGTTTTACCAGAGATAATTTCAGGAATTCTGAATATTATAACTGGAGCCTAGCCTAAAAATCACAGGATGCTGTGGAAAAAGATGCAGTGTTTATCTGAAGTCATTAGAAAGTTAAGGGGTATTTTCTTCAGGAAACATTGTTACAAGTGGTTTCTTTTGCTAAAAGTTGCTTTCTAAATATCTGTCCACCACTAATTTAAGACAACTATGCTAGATTAAGTTGTTTCAAAGTAGTTTATTTAGGGGTTCCAGTTTCACTCCTCAATAGATTTTACGTATTTCTCATATGCTTCTTCACTCATTAGTTCATCTAGTTCTGAAGGGTTACTGAATGTCATCTTGATCAGCCAACCATCTTCGTAACAAGACTTGTTGACAAGTCCTGGATTTTCTGCTAGAGCTTTATTAATTTCAGTTACTTCTCCTGATAGAGGAGAATAGAGTTCACTAGCAGCTTTCACACTTTCCAAAGCACCAAACTCCTCTTGTTTGTTCAACTTTGTCCCAACTTCAGGCAGACTACAGTAAACAACATCTCCCAAAGCTTCCTGTGCAAAATTGCTGATTCCCACTGTTCCGACACCATTTTCTGTTGTTACCCATTCGTGTTTTTCTGTGAATTTCCGCACCGACAGCAGATCAGGGCCGGTGCGCAGCTCCCCGACGGCATCCGCTCGCAGTCCCCAGGGCCGCGGCGAGCAGGGCGCGCTGGGTGCCGAGATGGCGCGCAGGCTGCCCACCGCGGCCCGCACGCTCCGCACCGCGCGCAGCGCCATGTTCGCACCTTAAGTTAGTTTCTAATCTCCATTTTCTGATGTCATTTTTCAAAAACAGGAGATCCATTGTCTAACAAGTCAGTAATCTCATATGTGTTTTAGGCAGAATTTATATAAATTGGATGCCCAGGATTTGGGCTTCAGCCTTTGGGCATTTACTGAAGCTCTGCTTCCATGCTGGGCACTGGAAAAACGACATGGTGCCCACCTCAGGAAACTCATGGCCTTCTGAGGGAGACAGAGCCTTAAGAAGATCATTGCAGTGTACTGCACAAGTGCCGAGAATATCCATAGAATGATCAGCTCTGATGACCCAAGAAGCTTCCTCAGTGAGGCAACCTCTGAGCTGAGTCATGAAGCCTGAGTAGCACTCACATGGTGAGAAGGGGCCGATGGTGCCAAGTCTCAGCACAGTGAAGAGCTGTGTTTTGGGAATTGCAAAAGCATGCCCCTTAACCTCACATTATAAAACTCGAGTTTGATTCAGCCCTGGACAAAACGGTTGTGACAATTACTGATTTTCTTGAGAAGTATGAAAACAGGGCCTTCATGTTTGAACACACTTAGCTTCACATCCTGATTCTACCACATGCCAGTATGATCTTCAGGGTGTTAATATTACTGTCTCTCTCTAAATATCAGGTACCTTATTTATCAAATTagcattcttaattttttaagggGTTATGAGAAACAGCATAGGTAAAGACCTATAACAAGTAGGATTGCCTGATCTGGTGAATAAAAATACAGGGCACCAAATTAAATTAGAATTTCATACAaaaacagataattttttaaatataactctgttccaaatgggcttccctggtggctcagttgataaagaatctgcctggaatgcgggaaaccagggtttgatccctgggtcaggaagatttccctggagaaggaaatggcaagccattccagttttcttgcctggagaattccatggacagaggagcctggcaggctacagtccatggggttacaaagaatcagacacaactaagcgtgATTAATACACATATTCCAAATACTGCATGGATACACTTACTAAATAATTATATGTGGTTTATTTGAAATTCACACCCAAAGGGGCATCctgtattatttaatattaaactCATAATTGAAGAatagatacttttgaattgtggtgctgaagaagactcttgagaattccttggactacaagatcaaaccaggcaatcctaaaggaaatcaaccctgaatattcatctgaaggactgttgctgaggctgaagctccaatactttggccacctgatgtgaagagccctgatgctgggaaagattgaaggcaggaggagaagagggtgatagagcataggatggttagatagcattaccaactcaatggacatgaatttgagcaaactgtggaagacagtgaaggacagaggagcctggtgtgctgcagtctgtgggatggcgaagagtcggacatgacttagtgttcAACAGTAGTAACAACAAACTCATAATAAATGAACTGTAACTCAATAAGTTATTGGCATaaaggacagatgagcctggcagcctacaggccatgggatcgtaaagagttggacacaactgagcaactaagtcaGGAATGGACCTTAGAGGAAGAAGATCTGGCTGAGCAGAAAATCATTTGCATCATCATCATAGCAGCTGGCATTTACTATGAACCAGGCACTGAGCAAAGGACTTTATGTGAATTCTGTTCAGATGTTTCCGGTAGCCCTTAAAAGTTTAGGTACACGGCCCCAAAGCCCATTTTGCTTCTGCATATCAGCTTGAGTGTTCCCTCGTCAGGTAGATCATCCCTGACCATACTGTCCAGAAGCATTCCTTCCGGTTACTCTGTCTCAACCCCCTGTCCTTTCAGAGCACTGGTGACACTTCATGTGAATCTGTTCAATATCTTTGGTTTATATTTTTCCAGTCTCTGAGGACAGAGGCTGTGTCTGATTTTATCACAGTTGTGTTCCTTGTATCTGCCAGCCAGTTCATTCCCTGGCAGT from Bubalus kerabau isolate K-KA32 ecotype Philippines breed swamp buffalo chromosome 22, PCC_UOA_SB_1v2, whole genome shotgun sequence includes these protein-coding regions:
- the LOC129636466 gene encoding glycine cleavage system H protein, mitochondrial-like, translating into MALRAVRSVRAAVGSLRAISAPSAPCSPRPWGLRADAVGELRTGPDLLSVRKFTEKHEWVTTENGVGTVGISNFAQEALGDVVYCSLPEVGTKLNKQEEFGALESVKAASELYSPLSGEVTEINKALAENPGLVNKSCYEDGWLIKMTFSNPSELDELMSEEAYEKYVKSIEE